In Saccharothrix violaceirubra, the following are encoded in one genomic region:
- a CDS encoding glutaredoxin family protein: MSHRVTLLGRVDCHACDQAKADLDRICGELGVPWEVVDVDTDRELRAEYGDRVPVILVDGDEHGYWSVEEDRLRAALR; the protein is encoded by the coding sequence ATGAGCCATCGCGTCACCCTGCTCGGCCGCGTCGACTGCCACGCCTGCGACCAGGCCAAGGCCGATCTGGACCGGATCTGCGGCGAACTCGGCGTGCCGTGGGAGGTGGTCGACGTCGACACCGACCGTGAACTGCGTGCCGAGTACGGCGACCGCGTGCCGGTGATCCTCGTCGACGGAGACGAGCACGGGTACTGGTCGGTCGAAGAGGACCGGTTGCGCGCCGCGCTGCGCTGA
- a CDS encoding glutamyl-tRNA reductase produces the protein MSVLVVGLSHRTTPVPVLERAAIADADLGKVLDQLIKAPSVSEAVLLSTCNRVEVYAVVETFHGGMNEVVEVLARQAGAEPPDLFEHLYVHYSAAAVEHLFSVAGGLDSMVVGESQILGQLRAAYGAADRVGAVGRTLHELVQQALRAGKRVHSETGIDQSGASVVSEALDDAATVLGGLAGRSALIVGAGAMGGLAAAHLRRAGIGEVVVANRTAANGARLAAALVADGITARSSGLDDLVTQVARADVLFACTGSVDTVVGAEHIGDREPGRPLVVCDLGLPKDVDPAAALLAGVRVVDLETLQRRLSDAPTGQDALRAAEIVAEEVRAYLAGQRSAGVTPTVTALRKRAAEVVDAELLRLDSRLPALDGTVRAELAKTVRRVVDKLLHTPTVRVKELAAAPGGDGYADALRELFGLDPQMPSAVSSPHTTRPKGEPR, from the coding sequence ATGAGCGTGCTCGTCGTCGGTCTGTCCCACCGCACCACGCCGGTACCCGTGCTGGAGCGCGCCGCCATCGCGGACGCCGACCTGGGCAAGGTCCTCGACCAGCTCATCAAGGCGCCGAGCGTGTCCGAGGCCGTGCTCCTGTCGACCTGCAACCGGGTCGAGGTCTACGCCGTCGTCGAGACGTTCCACGGCGGCATGAACGAGGTCGTCGAGGTGCTCGCCCGGCAGGCCGGCGCCGAGCCCCCCGACCTCTTCGAACACCTGTACGTGCACTACTCGGCGGCGGCCGTCGAGCACCTGTTCTCCGTCGCGGGCGGCCTGGACTCCATGGTCGTCGGCGAGTCCCAGATCCTCGGCCAGCTCCGCGCCGCGTACGGCGCCGCGGACCGGGTCGGTGCGGTCGGACGCACGCTGCACGAACTCGTGCAGCAGGCGCTGCGGGCCGGCAAGCGGGTGCACAGCGAGACCGGCATCGACCAGTCCGGCGCGAGCGTCGTCTCCGAGGCGCTCGACGACGCGGCGACCGTGCTCGGCGGGCTCGCCGGCCGTTCGGCGCTGATCGTCGGCGCGGGCGCCATGGGCGGGCTGGCAGCCGCCCACCTGCGCCGGGCCGGCATCGGCGAGGTCGTCGTCGCCAACCGCACCGCCGCCAACGGCGCCCGGCTGGCCGCCGCGCTGGTCGCGGACGGCATCACGGCCCGCTCCAGTGGTCTGGACGACCTGGTCACCCAGGTGGCCCGCGCCGACGTGCTGTTCGCGTGCACCGGCTCGGTGGACACCGTCGTCGGCGCCGAGCACATCGGCGACCGCGAACCCGGGCGTCCGCTGGTCGTCTGCGACCTCGGCCTGCCCAAGGACGTCGACCCCGCCGCCGCGCTGCTGGCCGGCGTGCGCGTGGTCGACCTGGAGACCCTGCAGCGCAGGCTGTCCGACGCCCCGACCGGGCAGGACGCCCTGCGCGCCGCGGAGATCGTGGCCGAGGAGGTCCGGGCCTACCTGGCCGGGCAGCGCTCGGCCGGCGTCACGCCGACCGTCACGGCACTGCGCAAACGCGCCGCCGAGGTGGTCGACGCCGAACTGCTCCGGCTCGACTCCCGGCTGCCCGCCCTGGACGGCACCGTGCGCGCGGAACTGGCCAAGACCGTGCGCCGGGTCGTCGACAAGCTCCTGCACACGCCGACCGTCCGGGTCAAGGAACTGGCGGCGGCGCCCGGCGGCGACGGCTACGCCGACGCGCTGCGCGAGCTGTTCGGCCTCGACCCGCAGATGCCCTCGGCGGTCAGCTCCCCCCACACGACGCGACCCAAAGGTGAACCGCGGTGA
- a CDS encoding molybdopterin-dependent oxidoreductase — MKRWTAALIGVLAVAAALAAGHLVAGLVGTGASPYLAVGNTAIDFTPSFLKDFAVRTFGTYDKLVLLLGMALVIAGLAVLAGLLSRRSPLPGTVFAVVLGLVGVGAVLYRPDTDALGVLAPIASLAVGVAVFRWLHRTGPLDGPGRRNFLLVAGAAVLAAGAGRLLGDRVDVEESRRAVGDLTPRTKAPAIPVDADFQGEGTPSFITSNADFYRVDTALTVPRVRAEDWSLRVHGLVDRELNLRFEDLRRRDLVERTITMTCVSNEVGGPYTSTANFVGVPLRDVLLEAGVKPGADQLFSTSVDGWTAGSPIDVVLEEERGALIALGMNGEPLPPEHGFPARLVVPGLYGYVSATKWVVDLEITTFAAKKAYWLNRGWGERGPIKPMSRIDRPLGLSTVKGSKVVVTGVAWAQPVGVAKVELRVDGGPWQQTTLAAHVNAVTWRMWRIALDLPNGGHTVEVRATDKNGFTQPQERVEPIPDGATGWHSIFFTVE; from the coding sequence ATGAAGCGTTGGACCGCCGCACTGATCGGTGTCCTGGCCGTCGCCGCCGCGCTCGCCGCCGGACACCTCGTCGCGGGTCTGGTCGGCACGGGCGCGTCGCCGTACCTGGCCGTCGGCAACACCGCGATCGATTTCACGCCGTCGTTCCTGAAGGACTTCGCCGTCCGCACGTTCGGCACCTACGACAAGCTCGTCCTGCTGCTGGGCATGGCCCTGGTGATCGCGGGTCTGGCCGTGCTCGCCGGACTGCTGTCCCGGCGGTCGCCGTTGCCGGGCACGGTGTTCGCCGTGGTGCTCGGGCTGGTGGGCGTCGGCGCCGTGCTCTACCGGCCGGACACGGACGCGTTGGGCGTGCTCGCGCCGATCGCGAGCCTGGCGGTCGGGGTCGCGGTGTTCCGGTGGCTGCACCGCACCGGACCGCTCGACGGTCCGGGCCGGCGTAACTTCCTGCTGGTCGCGGGCGCGGCCGTGCTCGCGGCGGGTGCGGGCCGGCTGCTCGGCGACCGCGTCGACGTCGAGGAGTCGCGGCGCGCGGTCGGCGACCTGACGCCCCGCACGAAGGCGCCGGCCATCCCGGTCGACGCGGATTTCCAGGGCGAGGGCACGCCGTCGTTCATCACGTCGAACGCCGACTTCTACCGCGTGGACACGGCGTTGACCGTGCCACGCGTGCGGGCCGAGGACTGGAGCCTGCGCGTGCACGGCCTGGTCGACCGCGAGCTGAACCTGCGCTTCGAGGACCTGCGCCGCCGTGACCTGGTCGAGCGCACGATCACCATGACGTGCGTGTCCAACGAGGTCGGTGGGCCGTACACGTCCACCGCGAACTTCGTGGGCGTGCCGTTGCGGGACGTGCTGCTGGAGGCGGGGGTGAAGCCCGGTGCCGACCAGTTGTTCTCCACGAGCGTCGACGGCTGGACGGCGGGCAGCCCGATCGACGTCGTGCTGGAGGAGGAGCGCGGCGCGCTGATCGCGTTGGGCATGAACGGCGAACCGCTGCCGCCCGAGCACGGCTTCCCGGCGCGGTTGGTCGTGCCCGGCCTCTACGGCTACGTGTCCGCGACCAAGTGGGTCGTCGACCTGGAGATCACCACATTCGCGGCGAAAAAAGCCTATTGGCTGAACCGGGGTTGGGGTGAGCGCGGGCCGATCAAGCCCATGTCGCGCATCGACCGGCCGCTGGGGCTGTCGACGGTGAAGGGGTCGAAGGTCGTGGTCACGGGTGTCGCGTGGGCGCAACCCGTGGGCGTGGCCAAGGTCGAGTTGCGGGTCGACGGCGGGCCGTGGCAGCAGACCACGCTGGCCGCCCATGTGAACGCGGTGACGTGGCGGATGTGGCGGATCGCGCTCGATCTCCCCAACGGGGGACACACGGTCGAAGTGCGCGCTACGGACAAGAACGGTTTCACCCAGCCCCAGGAGCGGGTCGAGCCCATTCCGGATGGCGCGACCGGGTGGCACTCGATTTTCTTCACCGTTGAGTAG
- a CDS encoding redox-sensing transcriptional repressor Rex, protein MAAQRGEGDEVVTSPATTTPEPAADVRERARAIPEAAVARLAVYLRVLSGLGDQGVTTISSEELAGAAGVNSAKLRKDLSYIGSYGTRGVGYDVEVLVGHIERILGLTRKHSVAVVGIGNLGHALANYGGFGSRGFPVAALFDIDDDLTGVPVGGIPVHHIDDIVTVCTEREISIGVIATPPQAAQAVCDRLVSAGVQCILNFAPVVLQVPDNVEVRKVDLAVEMQILSFHVARRADEAAGDVVNGVGVDGVVIRP, encoded by the coding sequence GTGGCGGCTCAGCGGGGCGAAGGTGACGAGGTCGTGACCAGCCCGGCGACGACCACACCCGAGCCGGCCGCCGACGTCCGCGAACGCGCCCGCGCCATACCCGAGGCGGCCGTCGCGCGACTCGCGGTCTACCTGCGGGTGCTGTCCGGACTCGGCGACCAGGGCGTGACGACCATCTCCAGCGAGGAGCTGGCGGGCGCGGCCGGGGTCAACTCGGCGAAGCTGCGCAAGGACCTGTCCTACATCGGCTCGTACGGCACGCGGGGCGTCGGCTACGACGTCGAGGTCCTCGTCGGCCACATCGAGCGCATCCTCGGACTGACGCGCAAGCACTCCGTCGCGGTCGTCGGGATCGGTAATCTTGGTCACGCGCTGGCCAATTACGGCGGCTTCGGCAGCCGGGGTTTCCCGGTCGCCGCGCTGTTCGACATCGACGACGACCTCACCGGTGTGCCGGTAGGCGGCATCCCGGTGCACCACATCGACGACATCGTGACCGTCTGCACCGAGCGCGAGATCTCCATCGGCGTCATCGCCACGCCGCCGCAGGCGGCCCAGGCCGTCTGCGACCGTTTGGTATCCGCCGGAGTCCAGTGCATCCTGAACTTCGCACCCGTCGTCCTCCAAGTGCCGGACAACGTCGAGGTGCGGAAGGTCGACCTGGCGGTCGAGATGCAGATCCTGTCGTTCCACGTCGCGAGGCGGGCCGACGAGGCCGCCGGGGACGTGGTCAACGGCGTCGGTGTGGACGGGGTGGTGATTCGCCCGTGA
- a CDS encoding DUF5667 domain-containing protein has protein sequence MVGRGITPLGRRRERERFARAVDAQPGEVDPGSPFAAELAVVAGLRDSAALAAALDPTTPGPDEAARSRMRARILTGLTTPDLTTPDAGSPSSGSTPAGGNPPDTDAISEPAPRGDAPGTAVQAAADPMVTNPTAAGNDTRHPTPVPRPRTHSADPTGLRDSDPTAPQGNREPTPPPPTRLDRRRSRAGTRGRIAVAAAAGLLLVLSLAGTSLLLSRDALPGDALYGFKRTAESASLGLTFDEEDKGYKRLEFATARVDELTTLTDRNPDGGGPLGGYLTALTDFDSDAAAGARSLAATTDPSTLTALTEWANAQADRLARLRPDLPAEAGSRADASLDLLGRIARRAADLATRVGCAVITSGGVDEVGPLPAAEACTPGTRQNPTTPGQPAPTTPGGAVTATTPGGTAAPPAGTVTGGPGVPSAQLPVPPATTVPTTSGLPLTLPLPLPLPGLSG, from the coding sequence ATGGTGGGCAGAGGGATCACGCCTCTTGGGCGTCGCAGGGAGCGCGAGCGATTCGCCCGCGCCGTCGACGCACAGCCCGGCGAGGTGGACCCCGGGTCGCCGTTCGCGGCCGAACTCGCCGTCGTGGCCGGATTGCGGGACTCCGCAGCCTTGGCCGCGGCCCTGGACCCCACCACCCCCGGCCCCGACGAGGCCGCCCGTTCCCGCATGCGTGCCCGCATCCTGACCGGCCTGACCACCCCGGACCTGACGACGCCGGACGCCGGCAGCCCTTCTTCCGGCAGTACCCCCGCCGGCGGCAACCCGCCCGACACCGACGCGATCTCCGAGCCTGCGCCCCGGGGCGACGCACCGGGCACGGCGGTCCAAGCCGCCGCCGACCCGATGGTGACCAACCCGACGGCGGCCGGCAACGACACCCGCCACCCCACCCCGGTACCCCGACCCCGCACGCACTCCGCCGACCCGACCGGCCTCCGCGACTCCGACCCGACCGCGCCCCAGGGGAACCGGGAGCCGACGCCACCCCCTCCCACCCGGCTTGACCGCCGCCGCTCCCGCGCCGGGACGCGTGGCCGGATCGCGGTCGCCGCCGCGGCCGGGTTGCTGCTCGTCCTCTCGCTCGCGGGCACGAGCCTTCTCCTCAGCCGCGACGCGCTGCCCGGCGACGCGCTCTACGGCTTCAAGCGCACCGCCGAATCGGCGTCCCTCGGCCTGACCTTCGACGAGGAGGACAAGGGCTACAAACGCCTGGAGTTCGCGACCGCGCGCGTCGACGAGCTGACCACGCTCACCGACCGCAACCCGGACGGCGGCGGGCCGCTCGGCGGTTATCTCACCGCGCTGACCGACTTCGACTCCGACGCGGCGGCGGGCGCACGGTCCCTGGCCGCGACCACCGACCCGAGCACGCTCACCGCGTTGACCGAGTGGGCGAACGCGCAGGCCGACCGGCTGGCCCGGCTGCGCCCGGACCTGCCGGCCGAGGCCGGGTCGCGCGCGGACGCGTCGCTGGACCTGCTCGGCCGGATCGCGCGGCGGGCCGCTGACCTGGCCACCCGCGTCGGCTGCGCGGTGATCACGTCGGGCGGGGTCGACGAGGTCGGTCCGCTCCCGGCCGCCGAAGCGTGCACGCCCGGCACCCGGCAGAACCCGACCACTCCCGGACAGCCCGCGCCGACCACTCCGGGCGGCGCCGTCACGGCCACGACTCCCGGCGGCACCGCCGCACCGCCCGCCGGCACGGTGACCGGCGGTCCCGGCGTGCCCTCCGCGCAGTTGCCCGTGCCGCCCGCGACGACCGTGCCGACGACGTCCGGCCTGCCCTTGACGCTGCCGCTTCCGTTGCCGCTGCCCGGTCTCAGCGGCTGA
- a CDS encoding sigma-70 family RNA polymerase sigma factor, whose product MTAQAASEGASRPNRTLRTLWSTGGRASTIESVDTDAAEEPWDLVRAAQKGDTDAFGVLYDRYVDIVYRYVLFRVGDRTLAEDVTSETFLRALRGIGSISYQGRDVGAWFVTIARNIVFDHVKSSRYRLEVTTAELADNREVADGPEQEVLTDAANAELHRCVAQLGADQRECITLRFIQGLSVAETAARMGRNEGAIKALQHRAVRRLARMLPSWLR is encoded by the coding sequence ATGACCGCACAGGCGGCCTCCGAGGGCGCCTCCCGACCGAACCGGACGCTCCGTACGCTTTGGAGCACGGGAGGGCGGGCCAGCACGATCGAGAGCGTGGACACCGACGCGGCCGAGGAGCCGTGGGACCTCGTCCGTGCCGCTCAGAAGGGCGACACGGACGCGTTCGGCGTGCTCTACGACCGGTACGTGGACATCGTCTACCGATACGTGCTGTTCCGGGTGGGTGACCGCACGCTGGCGGAGGACGTGACCAGCGAGACGTTCCTGCGCGCGCTGCGGGGCATCGGGTCGATCAGCTACCAGGGCCGTGACGTGGGCGCGTGGTTCGTGACGATCGCCCGCAACATCGTGTTCGACCACGTGAAGTCCAGCCGGTACCGACTGGAGGTCACCACCGCGGAACTGGCGGACAACCGCGAGGTCGCGGACGGTCCCGAACAGGAGGTGTTGACCGACGCGGCCAACGCCGAACTGCACCGCTGCGTCGCCCAATTGGGTGCCGACCAGCGGGAATGCATCACCCTCCGTTTCATCCAGGGCTTGTCCGTAGCCGAAACGGCCGCGAGGATGGGACGCAACGAAGGCGCCATCAAGGCCCTGCAACACCGTGCGGTGCGCCGATTGGCGAGGATGCTGCCGTCGTGGCTGCGGTGA
- a CDS encoding lysophospholipid acyltransferase family protein has product MAARGRAMSGDWERRLADLFAFARRRLEGEYEIDEFGFDRDLTANVLMPPLKPLYEKWFRVETIGLHHVPAEGGALLVANHSGTLPLDALMTAYGVHVDHPAHRHLRMLGADLVFRTPVLGALARKSGQTLACHPDAERLLRSGELVGVWPEGFKGIGKPFKDRYKLQRFGRGGFVSAALKAGVPIVPCAIVGAEEIYPKIGDIKPLARLFGFPYFPVTPTFPWLGPLGAVPLPSKWYIEFGEPIRTDGHGEHAADDPMLVFNLTDQVRETIQQTLYRLLTQRRNVFLG; this is encoded by the coding sequence GTGGCTGCGCGGGGACGGGCGATGAGCGGGGACTGGGAGCGGCGGCTGGCCGACCTGTTCGCGTTCGCGCGCCGGCGGCTGGAGGGCGAGTACGAGATCGACGAGTTCGGCTTCGACCGCGACCTCACCGCGAACGTGCTGATGCCGCCGTTGAAACCGCTGTACGAGAAGTGGTTCCGGGTCGAGACGATCGGGCTGCACCACGTACCGGCCGAAGGCGGGGCGCTGCTCGTGGCCAACCACTCGGGCACGTTGCCGCTGGACGCCCTGATGACCGCGTACGGCGTGCACGTCGACCACCCCGCGCACCGGCACCTGCGCATGCTCGGCGCCGACCTGGTGTTCCGCACGCCCGTGCTCGGCGCGTTGGCGCGCAAGTCCGGGCAGACGCTGGCGTGCCACCCGGACGCGGAACGGCTCCTGCGCTCCGGAGAACTGGTGGGCGTGTGGCCGGAGGGGTTCAAGGGCATCGGCAAGCCGTTCAAGGACCGGTACAAGCTCCAGCGGTTCGGGCGCGGCGGGTTCGTGTCGGCGGCGTTGAAGGCCGGGGTGCCGATCGTGCCGTGCGCGATCGTGGGCGCGGAGGAGATCTACCCGAAGATCGGGGATATCAAGCCGTTGGCCAGGCTGTTCGGGTTCCCCTACTTCCCGGTGACGCCGACGTTCCCGTGGCTGGGGCCGTTGGGCGCGGTGCCGTTGCCGTCGAAGTGGTACATCGAGTTCGGCGAGCCGATCCGGACGGACGGGCACGGTGAGCACGCGGCGGACGACCCGATGCTCGTGTTCAACCTGACCGACCAGGTGCGGGAGACCATCCAGCAGACCCTGTACCGGCTGCTCACGCAGCGGCGCAACGTGTTCCTGGGCTGA
- a CDS encoding class I adenylate-forming enzyme family protein — MTTPARNVADLVRGAAHRGPKHVALVDVTSGLSLTWSEIDALADAEAHRLVAAGVEPGDRVLVRLPTGPAFAVAVFGALRAGAVLVPVGPNHPEAETRRALADSGARLVVDAGHPPADAPGEPFETRGGGEDLAVLAYTSGTSGVPRGAMLTHRALLANITQCATLRPAPVTAGDRVLLALPLFHVYGLGPGLFQVAGAGATAVLLERFDADSALTAIAEHRVTTVVGVPPMYQAILAEPVERLRTDLATVRLFTSGAAPLSPGLLVELWQAVGLPVFEGYGLTETGPVLTTTLGGAPKPGSVGRPLPGVDVRLVDSDGRPIGEDDENGTGLVAARGDNLFSGYWPDGVDGPDADGWFRTGDVGYLDGEGDLHLVDRAGDLIIVNGFNVYPHEVERVLCQLDGVVEAAAVGVRDERTGETVKAVLVPAEGVTLTEDAVKEHCATRLAKFKVPTVVEFATALPHSPTGKLARSRLRLPLG; from the coding sequence TTGACCACTCCCGCACGCAACGTCGCCGACCTGGTCCGCGGTGCCGCACACCGTGGACCCAAGCACGTCGCACTGGTCGATGTCACGAGTGGCCTCTCGCTCACGTGGAGCGAGATCGACGCGCTCGCCGACGCCGAGGCGCACCGCCTGGTCGCGGCGGGCGTCGAACCCGGCGACCGGGTGCTGGTGCGCCTGCCCACCGGACCGGCGTTCGCGGTCGCGGTGTTCGGTGCGTTGCGCGCGGGCGCGGTGCTCGTACCCGTGGGACCGAACCACCCCGAGGCCGAGACCCGCCGCGCGCTCGCGGACAGCGGCGCCCGGCTCGTCGTCGACGCCGGGCACCCGCCCGCCGACGCGCCCGGCGAGCCGTTCGAGACCCGGGGCGGCGGCGAGGACCTGGCCGTGCTCGCCTACACGTCGGGCACGTCCGGCGTGCCGCGCGGCGCGATGCTGACCCACCGCGCGCTGCTGGCCAACATCACGCAGTGCGCGACGCTGCGCCCGGCACCGGTCACGGCCGGGGACCGCGTGCTGCTGGCGTTGCCGCTGTTCCACGTCTACGGCCTGGGCCCCGGCCTGTTCCAGGTCGCCGGCGCGGGTGCCACGGCCGTGCTGCTCGAACGCTTCGACGCGGACAGCGCGCTGACCGCGATCGCCGAGCACCGGGTGACCACCGTCGTCGGCGTTCCCCCGATGTACCAGGCGATCCTGGCCGAACCGGTCGAGCGGCTGCGCACCGACCTGGCCACGGTCCGCCTGTTCACCTCCGGCGCCGCGCCGCTCTCGCCCGGTCTGCTCGTCGAGCTGTGGCAGGCGGTCGGCCTGCCCGTGTTCGAGGGCTACGGCCTGACCGAGACCGGCCCGGTGCTCACGACCACGCTCGGCGGCGCACCCAAGCCCGGCTCGGTCGGCCGGCCGCTGCCCGGTGTGGACGTGCGCCTGGTCGACTCGGACGGCCGCCCGATCGGCGAGGACGACGAGAACGGCACGGGCCTGGTCGCCGCCCGCGGCGACAACCTGTTCAGCGGTTACTGGCCCGACGGCGTGGACGGCCCGGACGCCGACGGCTGGTTCCGCACCGGCGACGTCGGCTACCTCGACGGCGAGGGCGACCTGCACCTCGTGGACCGCGCGGGCGATCTGATCATCGTCAACGGCTTCAACGTCTACCCGCACGAGGTCGAACGCGTGCTCTGCCAGCTCGACGGCGTCGTGGAGGCGGCGGCGGTCGGCGTGCGGGACGAGCGGACCGGCGAGACGGTCAAGGCCGTGCTCGTGCCCGCCGAAGGCGTGACGCTGACCGAGGACGCGGTCAAGGAGCACTGCGCGACGCGGCTGGCCAAGTTCAAGGTGCCGACCGTGGTCGAGTTCGCCACCGCGCTGCCGCACTCGCCGACCGGCAAGCTGGCCCGCTCACGCCTGCGGCTGCCGCTGGGATGA
- a CDS encoding fasciclin domain-containing protein: MRKTMIAAVAALAAASLTLTACSSDDTASTSSSTTSAAAGTSSTAMAASDGVTKTSDVFGPGCASVPQDPSNKGSLEGMVTDPVATAASNNPLLTKLVAAVKAANLVDTLNSQASLTVFAPADPAFAELGDAKFAELAADPAALGKILQYHVVAKRYDAAGLKAAGTVKSLTNQELKIAGSGDSLTVDGAPVLCGNIPTKNATVFVIGKVLTPPAA, translated from the coding sequence GTGCGGAAGACCATGATCGCCGCCGTCGCCGCCCTGGCCGCCGCGTCCCTCACGCTGACCGCGTGCAGCTCGGACGACACGGCCTCGACGTCGTCGAGCACCACGTCGGCCGCGGCGGGGACGTCGTCGACCGCGATGGCCGCGTCGGACGGCGTCACCAAGACGTCGGACGTGTTCGGCCCCGGATGTGCGAGCGTCCCGCAGGACCCGTCGAACAAGGGCTCGCTGGAGGGCATGGTGACCGACCCGGTCGCCACGGCCGCGAGCAACAACCCGCTGCTCACGAAGCTCGTCGCGGCCGTCAAGGCGGCGAACCTGGTCGACACGCTCAACTCGCAGGCGTCGCTGACCGTGTTCGCGCCCGCCGACCCCGCGTTCGCCGAGCTTGGCGACGCCAAGTTCGCCGAGCTGGCCGCCGACCCGGCCGCGCTGGGCAAGATCCTCCAGTACCACGTCGTGGCCAAGCGCTACGACGCCGCCGGTCTCAAGGCCGCCGGCACCGTGAAGTCCCTCACCAACCAGGAGCTGAAGATCGCGGGCTCGGGCGACTCGCTGACCGTCGACGGCGCGCCCGTGCTGTGCGGCAACATCCCGACCAAGAACGCCACCGTGTTCGTCATCGGCAAGGTGCTCACGCCGCCCGCCGCCTGA
- a CDS encoding HAD family hydrolase, giving the protein MVRRRVVEGTAERERLAELAGQASAEAALAVGPGLETAAATDLTAAAFFDVDNTMMMGASIFHFARGLAARKYFKNSDLMGFAWQQIKFRVGGREDPQSVKASREQALSFVAGRSVAELVALGEEIYDELMADKIWTGTQALAKMHLDAGQRVWLVTATPVELARIIARRLGLTGALGTVSESEDGIYTGKLVGDLLHGRAKAHAVRALAAKEGLDLRRCTAYSDSVNDVPMLSVVGTAVAVNPDSGLREVARKRAWEIRDFRTGRKAAKIGVPSVLGAGAVAVAAGLAYRRRQ; this is encoded by the coding sequence GTGGTGAGGAGGCGGGTGGTGGAAGGCACGGCAGAGCGCGAACGGCTCGCCGAACTGGCCGGTCAGGCCTCGGCCGAGGCCGCGCTCGCCGTCGGTCCCGGCCTGGAGACGGCGGCTGCGACGGACCTGACCGCGGCGGCGTTCTTCGACGTGGACAACACCATGATGATGGGCGCGTCGATCTTCCACTTCGCCCGCGGCCTGGCCGCGCGCAAGTACTTCAAGAACTCCGACCTGATGGGGTTCGCCTGGCAGCAGATCAAGTTCCGGGTCGGCGGCCGGGAGGACCCGCAGAGCGTCAAGGCGTCCCGTGAGCAGGCGTTGTCGTTCGTGGCCGGCCGGTCGGTGGCCGAACTCGTCGCGCTCGGCGAGGAGATCTACGACGAGCTGATGGCCGACAAGATCTGGACCGGCACCCAGGCCCTGGCGAAGATGCACCTGGACGCGGGCCAGCGGGTGTGGCTGGTCACCGCCACCCCGGTGGAGCTGGCCCGGATCATCGCCCGCAGGCTGGGGCTGACCGGCGCGCTGGGCACCGTGTCCGAGTCCGAGGACGGCATCTACACCGGCAAGCTCGTCGGCGACCTGCTGCACGGCCGGGCCAAGGCGCACGCGGTCCGCGCGCTGGCCGCGAAGGAAGGCCTGGACCTGCGGCGCTGCACCGCGTACTCGGACTCGGTCAACGACGTGCCCATGCTGTCGGTCGTGGGCACGGCGGTGGCGGTCAACCCGGACTCGGGCCTGCGCGAGGTGGCCCGCAAACGGGCGTGGGAGATCCGCGACTTCCGCACCGGCCGCAAGGCGGCCAAGATCGGCGTCCCGTCGGTGCTGGGCGCCGGCGCCGTGGCCGTGGCCGCCGGCCTCGCCTACCGCCGCCGCCAGTGA
- the hemC gene encoding hydroxymethylbilane synthase, producing MNRTLRIGTRGSALALAQTGHVADALRAAGAEIEIVTVSTPGDRSSAPIAEIGIGVFTSALRDALADGEVDIAVHSYKDLPTAPDPRLSLAAVPPREDPRDALVARDGLTLGELPAGAKVGTGSPRRAAQLEALGLGLDVVPLRGNVDSRIRRVADGELDAVVLARAGIFRLGRTAEITETLEPIQMLPAPAQGALAVECRVDDVDTEHLLQSTLDDSASRAAVAAERAMLAALEAGCSAPVGALADVVEDLDDNGAVVLRLSLRGVVAAADGDLFRASATGDLTAAEELGRALAAELLDLSGSAAVRPAGRS from the coding sequence GTGAACCGCACCCTGAGGATCGGCACGCGCGGCAGTGCGCTCGCACTCGCGCAGACCGGTCACGTGGCCGACGCGTTGCGCGCGGCCGGCGCCGAGATCGAGATCGTCACGGTCTCCACGCCCGGCGACCGCTCGTCCGCGCCCATCGCCGAGATCGGGATCGGGGTGTTCACCTCGGCCCTGCGCGACGCGCTGGCCGACGGCGAGGTCGACATCGCCGTCCACTCCTACAAGGACCTGCCGACGGCACCGGACCCGCGGCTGTCGCTCGCGGCCGTGCCGCCGCGCGAGGACCCGCGCGACGCGCTCGTCGCCCGCGACGGGTTGACGCTGGGCGAACTGCCCGCCGGCGCCAAGGTCGGCACGGGTTCGCCCCGTCGGGCCGCGCAGCTCGAAGCGCTCGGCCTCGGCCTCGACGTGGTGCCGTTGCGCGGCAACGTCGATTCGCGCATCCGCCGCGTGGCCGACGGCGAACTGGACGCCGTCGTGCTCGCCCGCGCGGGCATCTTCCGTCTCGGCCGCACCGCCGAGATCACCGAGACCCTGGAGCCGATCCAGATGCTCCCGGCGCCCGCACAGGGCGCGCTGGCGGTGGAATGCCGGGTCGACGACGTCGACACCGAGCACCTGCTCCAGTCCACTCTGGACGATTCGGCCAGTCGGGCCGCTGTCGCCGCCGAGCGCGCCATGCTGGCCGCGCTCGAAGCGGGGTGCAGCGCGCCGGTCGGCGCACTGGCCGATGTGGTGGAAGACCTCGACGACAACGGCGCGGTGGTCCTGCGCCTGTCGTTGCGCGGGGTCGTGGCCGCGGCGGACGGCGACCTTTTCCGCGCGTCCGCCACCGGTGACTTGACCGCAGCAGAGGAACTCGGCCGCGCGCTGGCCGCCGAGTTGCTCGACCTCTCCGGCAGTGCCGCAGTGCGGCCGGCGGGGCGTAGTTGA